A section of the Terriglobales bacterium genome encodes:
- the atpG gene encoding ATP synthase F1 subunit gamma, with product MANVLDLRRRIRSVQNTKQITGAMKMVSAAKLRRAQEKALAARPYAQMLVNVLKSLVSRAEIYDPITGEPRHPLLERREAKNILLVVISGDKGFAGAFNANVIKATNRFLETEAGKNVDIIAIGRKGRDMLRRRFPYAQAGSEEGEYKRVAPVEIVGEQVGVLNKLEFGQARDLAEEIIKRYARKEVDAVFLVYNEFKSVIAQRLVVDHVLPIVKIGEQDVEQVDQFTLEERQKAAEAAARSGVGIRAPDTSAVDERAAKFGTGDYIYEQSPERLFHDLLPRYLSIQIYRALLESVAAEHAARMTAMDSATNNASDMIDALTLTMNRVRQASITKEIIEIVSGAAAL from the coding sequence ATGGCAAACGTTCTCGATTTACGACGCCGCATTCGCAGCGTGCAAAACACGAAGCAGATCACCGGAGCCATGAAGATGGTTTCGGCGGCGAAGCTGCGTCGCGCACAAGAGAAGGCATTGGCGGCGCGTCCGTATGCGCAAATGCTCGTGAACGTCCTGAAGTCTCTGGTTTCGCGCGCCGAGATTTACGACCCCATAACCGGAGAGCCGCGTCATCCCTTGCTGGAGCGTCGTGAAGCGAAGAACATCCTGCTCGTTGTCATCAGTGGCGACAAGGGATTCGCAGGAGCTTTCAACGCCAACGTCATCAAGGCGACCAATCGTTTTCTTGAAACCGAAGCCGGGAAGAACGTCGACATCATCGCCATCGGCCGTAAGGGACGTGACATGCTCCGCCGCCGTTTTCCTTACGCTCAGGCTGGGAGCGAAGAGGGCGAGTACAAGCGGGTCGCGCCGGTAGAGATCGTAGGCGAGCAGGTTGGCGTGCTGAACAAGCTGGAGTTTGGACAAGCTCGCGATCTCGCCGAAGAGATCATCAAGCGCTATGCCCGCAAAGAAGTCGATGCAGTCTTTCTCGTCTACAACGAGTTCAAGTCGGTCATCGCGCAGAGGCTGGTGGTCGATCACGTGCTGCCGATCGTGAAGATCGGCGAGCAGGACGTGGAACAGGTAGATCAGTTCACGCTTGAAGAGCGGCAGAAGGCGGCCGAGGCTGCTGCTCGCTCCGGAGTCGGAATCCGAGCACCTGATACGTCGGCTGTCGACGAGCGTGCAGCGAAATTCGGGACCGGTGACTACATCTACGAACAGTCGCCGGAGCGCCTGTTCCACGACCTGCTGCCGCGCTACTTGTCGATTCAGATTTATCGTGCACTACTCGAGTCCGTTGCAGCCGAGCACGCCGCGCGTATGACAGCGATGGATTCGGCTACTAACAACGCGTCGGACATGATCGATGCATTGACGTTGACTATGAATCGCGTCCGTCAGGCATCGATCACCAAAGAAATTATCGAAATCGTTAGCGGCGCAGCCGCTCTGTAA